The Ascochyta rabiei chromosome 18, complete sequence DNA segment AAGCAAACAGCCAGCGTGTAGAAGATCCCTAAGGCTGGAGAGATAGCACCGAGCTCGTTGACACGTGACTTAGAGTACCGGTTCAAGCTCTTGAGCCATAGCAAATAGCCTCCGGAGGATGTGTTGAGGCATCCGTTCCAGAAAAAGATGTCCAGTAGCAGAAAAGCCCAGACAAGCGGTGATTTGGCAATCTTAACAAACGTGTGAACAGTGACGTTGCCCTTGACTTCGTGACCGGCCTTCTGCAGCCTGTGTTTTGCAAGCTCAACATCATGATCGGTCAGAACGAGCTTGTTAGGCTTATCAGGCGTGCCTGGGAGGACGCATAACCCAAGAAAACCAACGGGAATGGTAATGATTGCACATACAATGTACATCCATCTCCATCCCGCGAGGCCCTGTACGCCATCCAAGCGTGATGTTGCTCCAGACTGAATCAAGGCTGCGGTGAGAGTACCTAAAGTGAGGCCAACGTAGAAGAAACCTCCACGACGGCCGATTTCATCTCCACGATACCAGGATCCTGTTGTACGGTAAGCTGTTGTGTGGGGTTGAAATTGTTGCTCTTACCAAAGATATAGTGGATGGCTGGAAAGAAGGCTGCTTCGAAAAGGCCCACCAAGAATCGGTACGCTGCCAGCTCTGCAAACGAATGAACTCGGTACTGGAGCAGCGTGAAAATACCCCAGGCTATGTCGAGAAATGGGAGAAGATAGTACATAGGAATTCGTGTGAAGAGATACATAAACGGCAGTTGACCAACTACTGTGCCGACCACATAAAGTGTCTGGAGGCGGACGAGCTCATTTCCTTGAAAGCCCAAGTCTTCTTTGAGGCCGGCAACATAGGCATTGTCTGTACATGTTAGTGTTGAAGACGTGAAATGCATACAAAGACTCACTGATGTTAGCTTGATCGATGTACTTGACCCAATAGGCCAGAAAGACGTAAGGTACAATCAGGAAATCGAGTTTCGCAATCAGCTTACGCTCTTCTGGCGTATCATAATCCTGGAACCACCGAATTTGGTACCATTTACGGCTTTTGCTCGGTGCAGACATTAGTACTGATTAGAATGAAGGCCTTGATACTATGTTGTACCGCATCAGGTCTGCAACCTTATGTATGCCTATGTTCAACATGCCTGACATGGAGAAGTCCGATGTCGACTTTGCGTGCGGCCTATGCTAGGATTGAGAGCGAGAGACTTACGCCAATTTACTCTCAATGCTTGACAGCATGACAAGGTAGCGAGCACGACAGCCAAGTTGGCTGCCACATGGCGCATACCGTCAACCAGT contains these protein-coding regions:
- a CDS encoding MFS transporter (Seo1); this encodes MSAPSKSRKWYQIRWFQDYDTPEERKLIAKLDFLIVPYVFLAYWVKYIDQANINNAYVAGLKEDLGFQGNELVRLQTLYVVGTVVGQLPFMYLFTRIPMYYLLPFLDIAWGIFTLLQYRVHSFAELAAYRFLVGLFEAAFFPAIHYIFGSWYRGDEIGRRGGFFYVGLTLGTLTAALIQSGATSRLDGVQGLAGWRWMYIVCAIITIPVGFLGLCVLPGTPDKPNKLVLTDHDVELAKHRLQKAGHEVKGNVTVHTFVKIAKSPLVWAFLLLDIFFWNGCLNTSSGGYLLWLKSLNRYSKSRVNELGAISPALGIFYTLAVCFASDLFLGPAWAITVSHTWNIIGLIILTIWNVPESAKWFAFMTTYSAVAMSSVLYGWINSQLSYSPAERAVALVLANTVAQSTTAWTPLLVFQTVEGPRFPKGWAFVLANAVCLVILAHIIKMYINKQPSRGAIDAEDETASSINEAINRYNPKIVPVTEGPA